The stretch of DNA TGACTGTTCCCGGCATTCGCTATGTGATCGATACAGGAACCGTGAGGCTCAGCCGGTATTCGCCACGTTCGAAGATCCAGCGATTGCCCATTGAACCAGTCTCCCAGGCATCGGCCAATCAGCGGGCTGGCCGCTGCGGGCGTGTCGGCCCCGGAATCTGCTATCGATTGTATGATGAAGCGGATTTTGCAGCGCGTGATCCGTTCACAGTTCCAGAGATTTTGCGAACGAACCTGGCTCAGGTGATTCTTAAAACAGAATCGCTCGGGCTCGGAAGCCTGTCGAGTTTTCCGTTTCTGGATCCACCTCGAACTGAATCAATTCGAGATGGTTATCGTACGTTGTTCGAGCTGGGTGCCGTCGATCTGGACAATCGTCTGACGGAACTCGGGAAGAAGCTGTCGCGGATACCGACCGATCCTCGCATTGCCCGTGTGTTGTTCGCCGCTGACGAACAGCTTTGCCTCGCAGAAATGCTAATCATTGCCTCTGCCTTGGAAACGCAGGATGTGCGCGAGCGGCCTGTTGGGAAACAGGATGCAGCCGATGAAGCCCATGCGAAGTTTCTGGACGAAACCTCTGATTTTGTGACGTATCTCAAAATCTGGGATTTTTATCACGAATTGAAGGCCAAGCTGTCGCACAGCCAGCTTAAAAAGGCGTGCTCCCAGAATTATCTCTCATTAACCAGATTGAGAGAGTGGAGCGATCTGCATCGAGAGTTGTCTGAACTCGTTCGTGCCGCAGGGTTAAAGATTCGCCCCCGTTTGCAGGATACCTCTGCCATCCATCGGGCGATTCTGGCTGGATTCCCAACCAACATCGCAATGAAAACTGATAGCGGTGAGTATCAGATGGGTGGTGGAGCACTGGGTGTCATCTGGCCTGGTTCCGGGATGGCGAAACAGAAGCCTCGCTGGATTGTGGCTGCCGAGTTTGTGGAAACGACTCGCCGCTTTTTGCGAATTGCAGGAAAGATTGAATCCGAGTGGGTCGAGCCCTATGTCGAACATCTGGTCAATCGAACTTATCACGATCCTCACTGGGATGCTCGCAGTCGGAGTGTGGTCGCTTATGAAAAGGTGAGTCTGCAAGGATTGCCAATCGTCAACCGGCGTAAGACTCAATTCGGACGAGTGAATGCGGCCCAGGCACAGGAGATTTTTATCCGTCAAGCTCTGGTGGAAGGTGATTACCCGAATCCCCCGGCGTTCCTGGCTCATAATCTGGCATTAAGGCAGGAGCTGGAAGATCTGCAGGCGCGGCTGAGAAAAACCTCGCTCATTGCTGATCCTGAAACCCAGGCGAAGTTCTATGCTCAAAGATTGCCTCCTGATATCTACGACGGCCCGCGTCTTGATAAATGGCTGAGAATTGCTACCAAAGATTCGCCCGATCTCCTCAAAATGACACGAGAAGATCTGCTGGCCCAGGAGGCCGATGAGGACTGGCGAGAACGATTTCCCGACCAGATTCGTGTGGGAAGTCTGCAGGCCGAAGTCGAATATCACCTGGAACCAGGGACGGCTCAGGATGGGATTACGATCAAGGTTCCACAGGCGGCGTTTCGTCAACTGGAGTGGCAGCGATTGGGTTGGCTCGTTCCTGGCCTTCTGGAAGAGAAAATTGTCGCGTTGCTCCGAGGATTACCCAAAGAGTATCGGGTGACGCTTTCCCCGATCCCGGAATCTGTCAAACAGATTCTCCCTTTGCTGAAGATGGGACAAGGTTCACTCGTCGATCAACTGGCAGATATCGTCCGGAGTCGCTTCGGAGCCAGAGTCCTCCCAGCCATGTTCGATGAATCGAAGCTCCCGAATCATCTGCGAATGAACATCCGCCTGATTGATAACTCAGGTCAGGAAGTCCTCTCCAGTCGAGAACAAACTCAGCTGGAAGCTCATGCCGGCCAGCTGATTCCCAGTGAACTGATTTCCAAATCGATGGAGCGAACGGGCCTTAAGACCTGGGACTTTGCGACTGTCCACGAGAAGGTGATCGTACGGCAGAACGGGCTCGAAATTGATGGTTTTCCTGCCACTGTCGATGAGGGGAAAACGGTGGGTCTGAAGCTCTTCGATACCGCCATTCGCGCACTTCACGAGCATAAGCGGGGCGTGCGGCGACTGGCTGTGCTGAAGCTGCAGAAAGAACTCTCGATGCAGGTGACCCACCTCCCAGAGATCAAGCGTTGGGAACTGGCCGCGAAAGCGCTCCCACAACCCTTCCCACTCAAAGAGCATTTGATCGATCTGTTGGCGATGAGGGCCGTCTGTGAGGGAAAAGTCTTGCCGCGCTCTCCCGAACAATTCCAGTTAGCGATTGATGCCGGTTTTGATGAACTGGGAAATGCTGTCACTGAAGTGATGCGATTGATGAGCAGCATTTTTCAGCAGACGGCAGAAATTCGAGTGCGATTGGATCGTTTTCCGCCCGTGCATGATCTGACCAAACGCGATCTGCAAAGACAGTATCAATGGCTGTTAACGACTGGATTTCTGACGCAGACACCGTGGTTCTGGCTGGCGCAGTTCCCCAAATATCTGAAAGCGATGCTGCTGCGAATGGATCGACTGACGGGCAACGCGGCCAAAGATCGTGATCGAATCATGAATCTGGAGCCGTGGATTGTGCGTTACGCCCAAAGATGGAATGAACACAAGCGGCGAAAATTCGTCGATGTTGAATTAGAAACCTTCCGCTGGATGATTGAAGAATATCGGATTCATCTGTTTGTTCAGGAAATGGCGACCGCTGTGCCCGTTTCGGATAAACGGCTGGAGAAACAGTGGCTGGCGACCACCCCTTAGTTCGATTTTGAGCTTGGAAAAGAGATCGATCCGTGAGAGAGATTGGTGTTCTCGATAACGTTCAGCAAGCCGATCTGCTGGCAGATTTTCTGCTGTCAAAAGGCATCAAATGCCATATCGATAACGACAATTCGCGGTATGTCCTGTGGGCTCTGGATGACGATCTGGTGGCGACAGCTCGGGCTCATCTGGCTGCATTCAGGCAGAATCCCGGCAGCTCGATCTATGTCGAAGGCGCCAGATCCGCCCGGCAGATCAGAAGTCAGGAACTTGCCAGACGAAAAGAGTACCGCAAGAACGTTAAAGACATTCGTTCCACGTGGGTACTGACGGCATCTGGCGGGCCAACGGTGGTTTCAGGCTTGCTGCTTGCTGCCTGCATTATTGCCGGAATCTTTACGGGCTTGGGTGCAAATGACAACTCGGTTGTTCCGTGGCTGCTTTTCTCAACCGACATGAACTGGACAGAACTCAAAGAGGGGGAACTCTGGAGGTTGGTGACACCGATTTTTTTGCACTTCGGATTGATGCATATCGTTTTTAACGCAATGTGGCTGATGGATTTAGGCCCCATGATTGAGCGACGTAAAGGCGCTCTCTGGCTGGTTGGTTTTGTGCTGATCACCGCTGTGGCTTCGAACTTTGCTCAAGCATATTTTGTCAGTCCCGCATTTGGCGGGTTCAGTGGCGTTAATTACGGATTGATTGGCTACGCCTGGATCATGGGACGACGTGCACCTGGCTCGGGTATTGGATTATCGAACGTGGCTGCGGGCCTGGCCATAGCCTGGGGCTTATTGGGAATTGCCGGTGAACTGGTTCATCATGAATCATGGATGGCCAACTGGGCTCACGGCGTGGGCTTTGCCGTCGGTTGTTTCTGGGCATGGGCTGAAACTGAAAAGAGCAGGTGATGGATTCCGATGGTTGAGCCTCTGGAAAATCTGAATCAACAGATTGTGACCTGTGCACGCTGCCCCCGTTTGCGCGAATGGTGCCAGAACGTGGCCCGTGAGAAAAAACGCGAGTTTATGAATGATGATTATTGGGGGCGTCCTGTTCCAAATCTGCTTCCTGTGCAAACGCAACCTGGTGATCGCGGACTGCTCATCATTGGACTGGCACCGGCAGCACATGGTGCCAATCGCACCGGCAGAATGTTCACGGGTGACCGCAGTGGCGAGTGGCTGTATCGAGCGCTTCACAAGGCAGGTTTTGCGAACCAGGCCACCAGTCGACATCTCGATGATGGGTTAACTCTTTCCCGCTGCGCAATTACAGCCGTCTGTCATTGTGCACCACCTGATAACAAGCCCGACAAATTGGAGATTGCGAACTGCCAGGAGTATCTCACTCAGACAATCGAATTTTTTAAGCCCCAGGTTTTTCTGGCACTTGGGCAAATTGCCTGGAATGGCTTAATGGACTATGCGAAAGCTCATCAGATGCTTTC from Planctopirus ephydatiae encodes:
- the hrpA gene encoding ATP-dependent RNA helicase HrpA; its protein translation is MDALSPAPAAPDFAALKKRLPEAMAADRSGLSKLLETTARMAQRGQPFDRNLHRFTEWLEKSITARKDRMARRPVIHYDNELPIMQRREEFLELLSQHSVIIVCGETGSGKSTQLPKFCLEAQRGIDGLIGHTQPRRIAARSVAMRLSEELRAPLGQAVGYKVRFQEAVGAESYIKLMTDGILLAEIQSDPHLRRYDTIIIDEAHERSLNIDFLLGYLKRLLTQRKDLKVIITSATIDAERFSQHFAVDGKPAPIIEASGRSYPVEILYRPILSKGDAAEDNDIDMQQAIVEAVQEATSQGFGDILVFLPTEREIHETAKILRGGERAASHREILPLYARLSAAEQQRVFQVSQSQRRIILATNVAESSLTVPGIRYVIDTGTVRLSRYSPRSKIQRLPIEPVSQASANQRAGRCGRVGPGICYRLYDEADFAARDPFTVPEILRTNLAQVILKTESLGLGSLSSFPFLDPPRTESIRDGYRTLFELGAVDLDNRLTELGKKLSRIPTDPRIARVLFAADEQLCLAEMLIIASALETQDVRERPVGKQDAADEAHAKFLDETSDFVTYLKIWDFYHELKAKLSHSQLKKACSQNYLSLTRLREWSDLHRELSELVRAAGLKIRPRLQDTSAIHRAILAGFPTNIAMKTDSGEYQMGGGALGVIWPGSGMAKQKPRWIVAAEFVETTRRFLRIAGKIESEWVEPYVEHLVNRTYHDPHWDARSRSVVAYEKVSLQGLPIVNRRKTQFGRVNAAQAQEIFIRQALVEGDYPNPPAFLAHNLALRQELEDLQARLRKTSLIADPETQAKFYAQRLPPDIYDGPRLDKWLRIATKDSPDLLKMTREDLLAQEADEDWRERFPDQIRVGSLQAEVEYHLEPGTAQDGITIKVPQAAFRQLEWQRLGWLVPGLLEEKIVALLRGLPKEYRVTLSPIPESVKQILPLLKMGQGSLVDQLADIVRSRFGARVLPAMFDESKLPNHLRMNIRLIDNSGQEVLSSREQTQLEAHAGQLIPSELISKSMERTGLKTWDFATVHEKVIVRQNGLEIDGFPATVDEGKTVGLKLFDTAIRALHEHKRGVRRLAVLKLQKELSMQVTHLPEIKRWELAAKALPQPFPLKEHLIDLLAMRAVCEGKVLPRSPEQFQLAIDAGFDELGNAVTEVMRLMSSIFQQTAEIRVRLDRFPPVHDLTKRDLQRQYQWLLTTGFLTQTPWFWLAQFPKYLKAMLLRMDRLTGNAAKDRDRIMNLEPWIVRYAQRWNEHKRRKFVDVELETFRWMIEEYRIHLFVQEMATAVPVSDKRLEKQWLATTP
- a CDS encoding rhomboid family intramembrane serine protease, which translates into the protein MREIGVLDNVQQADLLADFLLSKGIKCHIDNDNSRYVLWALDDDLVATARAHLAAFRQNPGSSIYVEGARSARQIRSQELARRKEYRKNVKDIRSTWVLTASGGPTVVSGLLLAACIIAGIFTGLGANDNSVVPWLLFSTDMNWTELKEGELWRLVTPIFLHFGLMHIVFNAMWLMDLGPMIERRKGALWLVGFVLITAVASNFAQAYFVSPAFGGFSGVNYGLIGYAWIMGRRAPGSGIGLSNVAAGLAIAWGLLGIAGELVHHESWMANWAHGVGFAVGCFWAWAETEKSR
- a CDS encoding uracil-DNA glycosylase; translated protein: MVEPLENLNQQIVTCARCPRLREWCQNVAREKKREFMNDDYWGRPVPNLLPVQTQPGDRGLLIIGLAPAAHGANRTGRMFTGDRSGEWLYRALHKAGFANQATSRHLDDGLTLSRCAITAVCHCAPPDNKPDKLEIANCQEYLTQTIEFFKPQVFLALGQIAWNGLMDYAKAHQMLSHKPVKFAHGASITFNDGRHGLASYHPSQQNTFTGRLTESMFDSIFQETNRLLAIAD